In a single window of the Neoarius graeffei isolate fNeoGra1 chromosome 28, fNeoGra1.pri, whole genome shotgun sequence genome:
- the LOC132875583 gene encoding myotubularin-related protein 3 isoform X3 — translation MRCEFSASEQAQDWLRRLTAAVHPPTRLNELFAFAFHTCSASAPAEPDLHKNCHTGEHVRNRFKYEVCRMGFDTHSAWRISDVNNNYRLCASYPEKILVPSWVTDTELENVAAFRSWKRIPAVVYRHQSTGAVIGRCGQPEVSWWGWRNSDDENLVQSIAKACGMDPAAVKHLNNDSCVHNSSDSDVTNGNGAVEPTGPPPQKLLILDARSYAAAVANRAKGGGCECPEYYPNSEVMFMGMANIHSIRRSFQCLRALCAQVPDPANWLSALEGTKWLQHLSLLLKASLLVVNAVDRDSRPVLVHCSDGWDRTPQIVALSKLLLDPYYRTIEGFQVLVETEWLDFGHKFADRCGHGENAEDVNERCPVFLQWLDCVHQLQRQFPCSFQFNEAFLVKLVQHTYSCLFGTFLCNSGKEREEQGVLENTCSVWSLLQPAKRAFHNILYSPLSEMVLHPVCHVRNLMLWSAVYLPNSSPSLLCEESCASYSTASASPEDMPPCRLPKTRSYDHLLTACEGTNLLVSNRRCSDPNLNESWQEHVRSEARTAETSPEEELEQAACCTTDNPEMTGSDEKLPNEQLLDRVEHMDSKMEKIILADQGGDALTVVGTPCFAELSDEVPEQNSEDSACDEVLEHSAGESVTSVVFSSPHPGPVTSSQECLCTKEPLCLTNNLKFHSPSPQEDSTDPLKTPSSLHSPSQPLSPKPMLDRLVCNVEDPHISSSISQKSLSRQTSTASAGSLQLGCPGRVLAQGAHLGEDGLSMHRDAVQVRLRQMEAGHQLQVETLKRQVQALWNKLHVSGELTPVPDGENNVEAVHLSHCGTEIFSESWENEEQQDKQVPHWYPDHHLPTHCYRCESKFWLAARKQQCSAREPVEEAWNCGNVFCASCCDHKATSQQLYEPNRVCQACYGHLRPSAVPPVLPPADLELEKPITASSN, via the exons ATGAG GTGTGAATTCAGTGCGTCAGAGCAGGCTCAGGACTGGCTGCGGCGACTCACTGCAGCTGTACACCCTCCCACTCGCCTCAACGAGCTCTTTGCCTTTGCCTTCCACACCTGCAGTGCCAGCGCACCAGCTGAGCCAGACCTGCATAAGAATTGCCACACTG GAGAACATGTGAGGAACCGATTTAAATATGAAGTGTGCAGGATGGGCTTTGACACCCACAGTGCCTGGAGAATCTCTGATGTTAACAACAATTACAG ACTCTGTGCCAGTTACCCAGAGAAGATTTTGGTGCCGAGCTGGGTCACAGACACCGAGCTAGAGAACGTGGCGGCATTCCGATCCTGGAAGAGAATCCCAGCTGTTGTTTATAG ACATCAGAGCACGGGTGCTGTGATTGGTCGGTGTGGGCAGCCTGAGGTGAGCTGGTGGGGCTGGCGGAATTCAGATGATGAGAACTTGGTGCAGTCCATTGCTAAGGCCTGTGGCATGGATCCTGCAGCTGTTAAACATCTGAACAATGACTCCTGTGTCCACAACAGCTCAG ATTCTGACGTTACTAACGGCAATGGGGCAGTGGAGCCAACTGGGCCGCCTCCTCAAAAACTACTGATACTGGATGCCAGGTCGTACGCTGCCGCCGTGGCCAATCGAGCCAAAGGGGGTGGCTGTGAATGCCCAG AGTACTATCCAAACTCTGAGGTGATGTTCATGGGCATGGCCAACATCCACTCGATCAGGAGGAGCTTCCAGTGCCTACGGGCTCTCTGTGCACAAGTGCCCGACCCTGCCAA TTGGCTGTCTGCTCTTGAAGGCACAAAATGGCTGCAGCATCTGTCTCTGCTGCTGAAGGCATCACTGTTAGTAGTGAACGCTGTGGATCGGGACAGCAGGCCCGTCCTGGTGCACTGTTCTGATGGCTGGGATCGCACACCACAGATAGTGGCGCTGTCCAAACTGCTGCTTGACCCATACTACAGAACCATAGAG gGTTTCCAGGTTTTGGTGGAAACTGAGTGGCTGGATTTTGGCCATAAATTTGCAGACCGCTGTGGACATGGGGAAAACGCAGAGGATGTGAACGAGCGCTGTCCTGTCTTTCTGCAATGGCTAGATTGTGTGCACCAGCTGCAGAGGCAGTTTCCCTGCTCTTTTCAGTTCAACGAGGCCTTTCTG GTGAAGCTGGTGCAGCACACCTACTCCTGTCTGTTTGGGACATTCCTGTGCAACAGTGGGAAAGAGCGAGAGGAGCAAGGCGTACTCGAGAACACCTGCTCCGTCTGGTCTCTACTTCAGCCAGCTAAGAGAGCCTTCCATAACATCCTGTACTCGCCGCTCTCGGAGATG GTGCTACATCCGGTGTGCCACGTGAGGAACCTAATGCTGTGGAGTGCAGTCTACCTGCCAAATTCCTCCCCCTCCTTGCTTTGTGAGGAGTCATGTGCTTCATATTCCACTGCTTCAGCCTCACCTGAGGACATGCCTCCTTGCAG ACTGCCAAAGACCCGTTCCTATGACCACCTGCTGACAGCTTGTGAGGGAACGAATCTATTGGTGTCGAACCGTCGCTGCAGcgatcccaacctcaatgagtcgTGGCAGGAGCACGTTCGGTCAGAGGCGCGAACAGCAGAAACGTCACCTGAGGAGGAACTTGAGCAAGCAGCCTGTTGTACTACAGATAATCCTGAAATGACTGGATCGGATGAGAAGCTTCCAAATGAGCAATTACTCGACAGGGTGGAGCACATGGACTCTAAAATGGAAAAGATTATTTTAGCAGACCAGGGTGGGGATGCCTTGACAGTTGTTGGCACACCCTGTTTCGCCGAGCTGTCCGACGAGGTGCCTGAACAGAACAGTGAGGATTCAGCGTGTGACGAAGTGCTCGAACATTCTGCTGGGGAATCCGTCACCTCGGTTGTCTTTTCGTCACCTCATCCTGGACCTGTCACTAGCAGCCAGGAATGTTTATGTACTAAAGAGCCTCTTTGTTTAACTAATAACCTGAAATTTCACTCCCCTTCTCCACAAGAAGACTCTACGGACCCGTTAAAAACACCCAGCTCACTCCACTCGCCTTCACAACCTCTATCTCCGAAGCCGATGCTTGACAGACTTGTGTGTAACGTTGAGGATCCTCACATTAGCAGCTCTATTTCACAAAAATCCCTGAGCCGCCAGACATCCACAGCAAGCGCCGGGTCTCTACAGCTTGGCTGTCCTGGGCGAGTACTGGCTCAGGGCGCTCACCTGGGCGAGGATGGGCTCAGCATGCACAGGGACGCTGTACAGGTGCGACTCAGGCAGATGGAGGCGGGACATCAGCTGCAGGTGGAGACGCTGAAAAGGCAGGTGCAGGCGCTGTGGAACAAGCTGCACGTCAGTGGCGAGCTG ACGCCTGTGCCAGATGGAGAGAATAATGTGGAGGCTGTGCATCTGTCTCACTGCGGCACTGAGATCTTCTCCGAAAGCTGGGAAAATGAGGAGCAGCAAGACAAACAG GTCCCTCACTGGTATCCTGATCACCACCTTCCAACACACTGCTACAGATGTGAAAGCAAGTTCTGGCTTGCTGCTAGAAAACAGCAATGCAG
- the LOC132875583 gene encoding myotubularin-related protein 3 isoform X2 — protein sequence MGEEEQPSPEAGSPDVEKEHLQVPFPVLHGECVEYVEKTEEVVIALSSYRLHIKFKDNIVNVPLQLIESVECRDLTQLHLTCKDCKVMRCEFSASEQAQDWLRRLTAAVHPPTRLNELFAFAFHTCSASAPAEPDLHKNCHTGEHVRNRFKYEVCRMGFDTHSAWRISDVNNNYRLCASYPEKILVPSWVTDTELENVAAFRSWKRIPAVVYRHQSTGAVIGRCGQPEVSWWGWRNSDDENLVQSIAKACGMDPAAVKHLNNDSCVHNSSDSDVTNGNGAVEPTGPPPQKLLILDARSYAAAVANRAKGGGCECPEYYPNSEVMFMGMANIHSIRRSFQCLRALCAQVPDPANWLSALEGTKWLQHLSLLLKASLLVVNAVDRDSRPVLVHCSDGWDRTPQIVALSKLLLDPYYRTIEGFQVLVETEWLDFGHKFADRCGHGENAEDVNERCPVFLQWLDCVHQLQRQFPCSFQFNEAFLVKLVQHTYSCLFGTFLCNSGKEREEQGVLENTCSVWSLLQPAKRAFHNILYSPLSEMVLHPVCHVRNLMLWSAVYLPNSSPSLLCEESCASYSTASASPEDMPPCRLPKTRSYDHLLTACEGTNLLVSNRRCSDPNLNESWQEHVRSEARTAETSPEEELEQAACCTTDNPEMTGSDEKLPNEQLLDRVEHMDSKMEKIILADQGGDALTVVGTPCFAELSDEVPEQNSEDSACDEVLEHSAGESVTSVVFSSPHPGPVTSSQECLCTKEPLCLTNNLKFHSPSPQEDSTDPLKTPSSLHSPSQPLSPKPMLDRLVCNVEDPHISSSISQKSLSRQTSTASAGSLQLGCPGRVLAQGAHLGEDGLSMHRDAVQVRLRQMEAGHQLQVETLKRQVQALWNKLHVSGELTPVPDGENNVEAVHLSHCGTEIFSESWENEEQQDKQVPHWYPDHHLPTHCYRCESKFWLAARKQQCRNCGNVFCASCCDHKATSQQLYEPNRVCQACYGHLRPSAVPPVLPPADLELEKPITASSN from the exons ATG GGTGAAGAGGAGCAGCCCAGTCCAGAGGCTGGGAGTCCAGATGTGGAAAAGGAACATCTGCAG GTCCCGTTCCCGGTGTTGCACGGTGAATGTGTGGAGTATGTGGAAAAGACAGAGGAGGTTGTCATCGCCTTGTCTAGTTACCGCCTTCACATCAAGTTCAAAGACAACATTGTAAAT GTCCCTCTGCAGCTGATAGAAAGTGTGGAGTGTCGAGATTTGACTCAGCTTCACCTCACCTGTAAGGACTGCAAGGTTATGAG GTGTGAATTCAGTGCGTCAGAGCAGGCTCAGGACTGGCTGCGGCGACTCACTGCAGCTGTACACCCTCCCACTCGCCTCAACGAGCTCTTTGCCTTTGCCTTCCACACCTGCAGTGCCAGCGCACCAGCTGAGCCAGACCTGCATAAGAATTGCCACACTG GAGAACATGTGAGGAACCGATTTAAATATGAAGTGTGCAGGATGGGCTTTGACACCCACAGTGCCTGGAGAATCTCTGATGTTAACAACAATTACAG ACTCTGTGCCAGTTACCCAGAGAAGATTTTGGTGCCGAGCTGGGTCACAGACACCGAGCTAGAGAACGTGGCGGCATTCCGATCCTGGAAGAGAATCCCAGCTGTTGTTTATAG ACATCAGAGCACGGGTGCTGTGATTGGTCGGTGTGGGCAGCCTGAGGTGAGCTGGTGGGGCTGGCGGAATTCAGATGATGAGAACTTGGTGCAGTCCATTGCTAAGGCCTGTGGCATGGATCCTGCAGCTGTTAAACATCTGAACAATGACTCCTGTGTCCACAACAGCTCAG ATTCTGACGTTACTAACGGCAATGGGGCAGTGGAGCCAACTGGGCCGCCTCCTCAAAAACTACTGATACTGGATGCCAGGTCGTACGCTGCCGCCGTGGCCAATCGAGCCAAAGGGGGTGGCTGTGAATGCCCAG AGTACTATCCAAACTCTGAGGTGATGTTCATGGGCATGGCCAACATCCACTCGATCAGGAGGAGCTTCCAGTGCCTACGGGCTCTCTGTGCACAAGTGCCCGACCCTGCCAA TTGGCTGTCTGCTCTTGAAGGCACAAAATGGCTGCAGCATCTGTCTCTGCTGCTGAAGGCATCACTGTTAGTAGTGAACGCTGTGGATCGGGACAGCAGGCCCGTCCTGGTGCACTGTTCTGATGGCTGGGATCGCACACCACAGATAGTGGCGCTGTCCAAACTGCTGCTTGACCCATACTACAGAACCATAGAG gGTTTCCAGGTTTTGGTGGAAACTGAGTGGCTGGATTTTGGCCATAAATTTGCAGACCGCTGTGGACATGGGGAAAACGCAGAGGATGTGAACGAGCGCTGTCCTGTCTTTCTGCAATGGCTAGATTGTGTGCACCAGCTGCAGAGGCAGTTTCCCTGCTCTTTTCAGTTCAACGAGGCCTTTCTG GTGAAGCTGGTGCAGCACACCTACTCCTGTCTGTTTGGGACATTCCTGTGCAACAGTGGGAAAGAGCGAGAGGAGCAAGGCGTACTCGAGAACACCTGCTCCGTCTGGTCTCTACTTCAGCCAGCTAAGAGAGCCTTCCATAACATCCTGTACTCGCCGCTCTCGGAGATG GTGCTACATCCGGTGTGCCACGTGAGGAACCTAATGCTGTGGAGTGCAGTCTACCTGCCAAATTCCTCCCCCTCCTTGCTTTGTGAGGAGTCATGTGCTTCATATTCCACTGCTTCAGCCTCACCTGAGGACATGCCTCCTTGCAG ACTGCCAAAGACCCGTTCCTATGACCACCTGCTGACAGCTTGTGAGGGAACGAATCTATTGGTGTCGAACCGTCGCTGCAGcgatcccaacctcaatgagtcgTGGCAGGAGCACGTTCGGTCAGAGGCGCGAACAGCAGAAACGTCACCTGAGGAGGAACTTGAGCAAGCAGCCTGTTGTACTACAGATAATCCTGAAATGACTGGATCGGATGAGAAGCTTCCAAATGAGCAATTACTCGACAGGGTGGAGCACATGGACTCTAAAATGGAAAAGATTATTTTAGCAGACCAGGGTGGGGATGCCTTGACAGTTGTTGGCACACCCTGTTTCGCCGAGCTGTCCGACGAGGTGCCTGAACAGAACAGTGAGGATTCAGCGTGTGACGAAGTGCTCGAACATTCTGCTGGGGAATCCGTCACCTCGGTTGTCTTTTCGTCACCTCATCCTGGACCTGTCACTAGCAGCCAGGAATGTTTATGTACTAAAGAGCCTCTTTGTTTAACTAATAACCTGAAATTTCACTCCCCTTCTCCACAAGAAGACTCTACGGACCCGTTAAAAACACCCAGCTCACTCCACTCGCCTTCACAACCTCTATCTCCGAAGCCGATGCTTGACAGACTTGTGTGTAACGTTGAGGATCCTCACATTAGCAGCTCTATTTCACAAAAATCCCTGAGCCGCCAGACATCCACAGCAAGCGCCGGGTCTCTACAGCTTGGCTGTCCTGGGCGAGTACTGGCTCAGGGCGCTCACCTGGGCGAGGATGGGCTCAGCATGCACAGGGACGCTGTACAGGTGCGACTCAGGCAGATGGAGGCGGGACATCAGCTGCAGGTGGAGACGCTGAAAAGGCAGGTGCAGGCGCTGTGGAACAAGCTGCACGTCAGTGGCGAGCTG ACGCCTGTGCCAGATGGAGAGAATAATGTGGAGGCTGTGCATCTGTCTCACTGCGGCACTGAGATCTTCTCCGAAAGCTGGGAAAATGAGGAGCAGCAAGACAAACAG GTCCCTCACTGGTATCCTGATCACCACCTTCCAACACACTGCTACAGATGTGAAAGCAAGTTCTGGCTTGCTGCTAGAAAACAGCAATGCAG
- the LOC132875583 gene encoding myotubularin-related protein 3 isoform X1, with protein sequence MGEEEQPSPEAGSPDVEKEHLQVPFPVLHGECVEYVEKTEEVVIALSSYRLHIKFKDNIVNVPLQLIESVECRDLTQLHLTCKDCKVMRCEFSASEQAQDWLRRLTAAVHPPTRLNELFAFAFHTCSASAPAEPDLHKNCHTGEHVRNRFKYEVCRMGFDTHSAWRISDVNNNYRLCASYPEKILVPSWVTDTELENVAAFRSWKRIPAVVYRHQSTGAVIGRCGQPEVSWWGWRNSDDENLVQSIAKACGMDPAAVKHLNNDSCVHNSSDSDVTNGNGAVEPTGPPPQKLLILDARSYAAAVANRAKGGGCECPEYYPNSEVMFMGMANIHSIRRSFQCLRALCAQVPDPANWLSALEGTKWLQHLSLLLKASLLVVNAVDRDSRPVLVHCSDGWDRTPQIVALSKLLLDPYYRTIEGFQVLVETEWLDFGHKFADRCGHGENAEDVNERCPVFLQWLDCVHQLQRQFPCSFQFNEAFLVKLVQHTYSCLFGTFLCNSGKEREEQGVLENTCSVWSLLQPAKRAFHNILYSPLSEMVLHPVCHVRNLMLWSAVYLPNSSPSLLCEESCASYSTASASPEDMPPCRLPKTRSYDHLLTACEGTNLLVSNRRCSDPNLNESWQEHVRSEARTAETSPEEELEQAACCTTDNPEMTGSDEKLPNEQLLDRVEHMDSKMEKIILADQGGDALTVVGTPCFAELSDEVPEQNSEDSACDEVLEHSAGESVTSVVFSSPHPGPVTSSQECLCTKEPLCLTNNLKFHSPSPQEDSTDPLKTPSSLHSPSQPLSPKPMLDRLVCNVEDPHISSSISQKSLSRQTSTASAGSLQLGCPGRVLAQGAHLGEDGLSMHRDAVQVRLRQMEAGHQLQVETLKRQVQALWNKLHVSGELTPVPDGENNVEAVHLSHCGTEIFSESWENEEQQDKQVPHWYPDHHLPTHCYRCESKFWLAARKQQCSAREPVEEAWNCGNVFCASCCDHKATSQQLYEPNRVCQACYGHLRPSAVPPVLPPADLELEKPITASSN encoded by the exons ATG GGTGAAGAGGAGCAGCCCAGTCCAGAGGCTGGGAGTCCAGATGTGGAAAAGGAACATCTGCAG GTCCCGTTCCCGGTGTTGCACGGTGAATGTGTGGAGTATGTGGAAAAGACAGAGGAGGTTGTCATCGCCTTGTCTAGTTACCGCCTTCACATCAAGTTCAAAGACAACATTGTAAAT GTCCCTCTGCAGCTGATAGAAAGTGTGGAGTGTCGAGATTTGACTCAGCTTCACCTCACCTGTAAGGACTGCAAGGTTATGAG GTGTGAATTCAGTGCGTCAGAGCAGGCTCAGGACTGGCTGCGGCGACTCACTGCAGCTGTACACCCTCCCACTCGCCTCAACGAGCTCTTTGCCTTTGCCTTCCACACCTGCAGTGCCAGCGCACCAGCTGAGCCAGACCTGCATAAGAATTGCCACACTG GAGAACATGTGAGGAACCGATTTAAATATGAAGTGTGCAGGATGGGCTTTGACACCCACAGTGCCTGGAGAATCTCTGATGTTAACAACAATTACAG ACTCTGTGCCAGTTACCCAGAGAAGATTTTGGTGCCGAGCTGGGTCACAGACACCGAGCTAGAGAACGTGGCGGCATTCCGATCCTGGAAGAGAATCCCAGCTGTTGTTTATAG ACATCAGAGCACGGGTGCTGTGATTGGTCGGTGTGGGCAGCCTGAGGTGAGCTGGTGGGGCTGGCGGAATTCAGATGATGAGAACTTGGTGCAGTCCATTGCTAAGGCCTGTGGCATGGATCCTGCAGCTGTTAAACATCTGAACAATGACTCCTGTGTCCACAACAGCTCAG ATTCTGACGTTACTAACGGCAATGGGGCAGTGGAGCCAACTGGGCCGCCTCCTCAAAAACTACTGATACTGGATGCCAGGTCGTACGCTGCCGCCGTGGCCAATCGAGCCAAAGGGGGTGGCTGTGAATGCCCAG AGTACTATCCAAACTCTGAGGTGATGTTCATGGGCATGGCCAACATCCACTCGATCAGGAGGAGCTTCCAGTGCCTACGGGCTCTCTGTGCACAAGTGCCCGACCCTGCCAA TTGGCTGTCTGCTCTTGAAGGCACAAAATGGCTGCAGCATCTGTCTCTGCTGCTGAAGGCATCACTGTTAGTAGTGAACGCTGTGGATCGGGACAGCAGGCCCGTCCTGGTGCACTGTTCTGATGGCTGGGATCGCACACCACAGATAGTGGCGCTGTCCAAACTGCTGCTTGACCCATACTACAGAACCATAGAG gGTTTCCAGGTTTTGGTGGAAACTGAGTGGCTGGATTTTGGCCATAAATTTGCAGACCGCTGTGGACATGGGGAAAACGCAGAGGATGTGAACGAGCGCTGTCCTGTCTTTCTGCAATGGCTAGATTGTGTGCACCAGCTGCAGAGGCAGTTTCCCTGCTCTTTTCAGTTCAACGAGGCCTTTCTG GTGAAGCTGGTGCAGCACACCTACTCCTGTCTGTTTGGGACATTCCTGTGCAACAGTGGGAAAGAGCGAGAGGAGCAAGGCGTACTCGAGAACACCTGCTCCGTCTGGTCTCTACTTCAGCCAGCTAAGAGAGCCTTCCATAACATCCTGTACTCGCCGCTCTCGGAGATG GTGCTACATCCGGTGTGCCACGTGAGGAACCTAATGCTGTGGAGTGCAGTCTACCTGCCAAATTCCTCCCCCTCCTTGCTTTGTGAGGAGTCATGTGCTTCATATTCCACTGCTTCAGCCTCACCTGAGGACATGCCTCCTTGCAG ACTGCCAAAGACCCGTTCCTATGACCACCTGCTGACAGCTTGTGAGGGAACGAATCTATTGGTGTCGAACCGTCGCTGCAGcgatcccaacctcaatgagtcgTGGCAGGAGCACGTTCGGTCAGAGGCGCGAACAGCAGAAACGTCACCTGAGGAGGAACTTGAGCAAGCAGCCTGTTGTACTACAGATAATCCTGAAATGACTGGATCGGATGAGAAGCTTCCAAATGAGCAATTACTCGACAGGGTGGAGCACATGGACTCTAAAATGGAAAAGATTATTTTAGCAGACCAGGGTGGGGATGCCTTGACAGTTGTTGGCACACCCTGTTTCGCCGAGCTGTCCGACGAGGTGCCTGAACAGAACAGTGAGGATTCAGCGTGTGACGAAGTGCTCGAACATTCTGCTGGGGAATCCGTCACCTCGGTTGTCTTTTCGTCACCTCATCCTGGACCTGTCACTAGCAGCCAGGAATGTTTATGTACTAAAGAGCCTCTTTGTTTAACTAATAACCTGAAATTTCACTCCCCTTCTCCACAAGAAGACTCTACGGACCCGTTAAAAACACCCAGCTCACTCCACTCGCCTTCACAACCTCTATCTCCGAAGCCGATGCTTGACAGACTTGTGTGTAACGTTGAGGATCCTCACATTAGCAGCTCTATTTCACAAAAATCCCTGAGCCGCCAGACATCCACAGCAAGCGCCGGGTCTCTACAGCTTGGCTGTCCTGGGCGAGTACTGGCTCAGGGCGCTCACCTGGGCGAGGATGGGCTCAGCATGCACAGGGACGCTGTACAGGTGCGACTCAGGCAGATGGAGGCGGGACATCAGCTGCAGGTGGAGACGCTGAAAAGGCAGGTGCAGGCGCTGTGGAACAAGCTGCACGTCAGTGGCGAGCTG ACGCCTGTGCCAGATGGAGAGAATAATGTGGAGGCTGTGCATCTGTCTCACTGCGGCACTGAGATCTTCTCCGAAAGCTGGGAAAATGAGGAGCAGCAAGACAAACAG GTCCCTCACTGGTATCCTGATCACCACCTTCCAACACACTGCTACAGATGTGAAAGCAAGTTCTGGCTTGCTGCTAGAAAACAGCAATGCAG